In Sideroxyarcus emersonii, one DNA window encodes the following:
- a CDS encoding helicase HerA-like C-terminal domain-containing protein: MTAPLLIAKNDKTELLLLPQMANRHGLITGATGTGKTVTLQSLAESFSTIGVPVFMSDIKGDLSGIAKIGGSSAKVEARIKQLKLADYSHRAYPVTFWDVFGKMGHPVRATVSDMGPLLLGRMLNLNDTQQGVLTLVFKIADDSGLLLLDFKDLRAMVQHVGDNAKDYTTEYGNISTASIGAIQRGLLELESQGAEQFFGEPMLNIDDLMQTDSKGAGMVNILAADKLMQAPKVYSTLLLWLLSELFEHLPEAGDLDKPKLVFFFDEAHLLFNDAPAALIDKIEQVVRLIRSKGVGVYFVTQNPMDVPDKILGQLGNRVQHALRAFSPRDQKAVRAAAETMRDNPKLDEAAVITELGVGEALVSLLDEKGSPQIVERAFIVPPQAQIGPISDAERQAIIQSSLLAGHYEQVIDRESAYEKLKGRTAQKQGDTPSSATAGAGLGGMLGSIFGGDTATRRQSVGEALVKSVVRTVGAELGRQLVRGVMGSLMGSGNSRRK, from the coding sequence ATGACCGCACCGTTGCTCATCGCGAAGAACGATAAGACAGAACTATTGCTGTTGCCACAGATGGCGAATCGCCACGGCCTCATCACCGGCGCGACGGGAACCGGCAAGACCGTCACCCTGCAATCGCTGGCGGAGTCGTTCAGCACCATCGGCGTGCCGGTGTTCATGTCCGACATCAAGGGCGACCTTTCGGGTATCGCAAAAATCGGCGGAAGCAGCGCCAAAGTCGAGGCACGCATCAAGCAGCTGAAGCTGGCCGACTACTCGCACCGCGCTTATCCGGTGACGTTCTGGGACGTGTTCGGCAAGATGGGCCATCCGGTGCGCGCCACGGTGTCCGACATGGGACCGCTGCTGCTGGGACGCATGCTGAATCTGAACGACACGCAACAGGGCGTGCTGACGCTGGTGTTCAAAATCGCCGACGACAGCGGACTGCTGCTGCTCGACTTCAAGGACCTGCGCGCCATGGTGCAGCACGTCGGCGACAACGCCAAGGATTACACCACCGAATACGGCAATATCTCCACCGCCAGCATCGGTGCGATCCAGCGCGGATTGCTGGAACTGGAAAGCCAGGGCGCGGAACAGTTCTTCGGCGAACCGATGCTCAACATCGACGACCTGATGCAGACCGACAGCAAGGGCGCGGGCATGGTCAACATCCTCGCCGCCGACAAGCTGATGCAGGCGCCCAAGGTATATTCGACGCTGCTGCTGTGGCTGCTGTCCGAGCTGTTCGAGCACCTGCCGGAGGCGGGCGACCTCGACAAGCCCAAGCTGGTGTTCTTCTTCGACGAGGCGCACCTGCTGTTCAACGACGCGCCCGCTGCACTCATCGACAAGATCGAACAGGTGGTGCGCCTGATCCGTTCCAAGGGCGTGGGCGTTTACTTCGTCACGCAGAACCCGATGGACGTGCCGGACAAGATCCTAGGCCAGCTTGGCAACCGCGTGCAGCATGCCTTGCGCGCTTTCTCGCCGCGCGACCAGAAGGCCGTGCGCGCCGCCGCCGAGACCATGCGCGACAACCCAAAACTGGACGAAGCCGCCGTCATCACCGAACTCGGCGTGGGAGAAGCGCTGGTATCGCTGCTGGACGAGAAAGGCAGCCCGCAGATCGTGGAACGCGCTTTCATCGTGCCGCCGCAGGCGCAGATCGGTCCGATCAGCGACGCCGAACGTCAGGCCATCATCCAGTCCTCGCTGCTGGCAGGGCATTACGAACAAGTCATCGACCGCGAATCCGCCTATGAAAAACTCAAGGGGCGCACGGCGCAGAAACAGGGGGATACCCCCTCCTCCGCAACAGCAGGTGCGGGACTCGGCGGCATGCTGGGCAGCATCTTCGGTGGCGACACGGCCACCCGCCGCCAGAGCGTGGGAGAAGCGCTGGTCAAGAGCGTGGTACGCACCGTCGGCGCGGAACTCGGCAGGCAACTGGTGCGCGGCGTGATGGGATCGCTGATGGGTAGCGGCAACAGCCGGCGCAAGTAA
- a CDS encoding DNA alkylation repair protein, with protein sequence MAASATAIGKELRALASPETAAILQRFFKTAPGQYGEGDVFLGIKVPPMRALAKHHTDTDLATISTLLHSRYHEERLFALLLLMQFYRRRQDQDQVAAYDLYLAHTHRINNWDLVDVSAPHIVGRHLQDRPRKVLYRLAGSASLWEKRIAIVATFHFIRLHDFTDTLRIAEMLLQDEHDLLHKATGWMLREVGKRDMAAEESFLKRHYRDMPRTMLRYAIERFPEPARKNYLHGKV encoded by the coding sequence ATGGCAGCGTCGGCCACTGCGATCGGCAAAGAACTGCGCGCCCTCGCCTCGCCCGAGACGGCGGCCATCCTGCAGCGCTTCTTCAAGACGGCGCCGGGGCAATATGGCGAGGGCGACGTGTTCCTCGGCATCAAGGTGCCGCCGATGCGTGCGCTGGCCAAACACCATACCGATACCGACCTCGCAACCATCTCCACTCTGCTGCATTCGCGCTACCACGAAGAACGCCTGTTCGCGCTGTTGCTGCTGATGCAGTTCTACCGACGCAGGCAGGATCAAGACCAGGTTGCCGCCTACGACCTCTACCTGGCGCACACGCACCGCATCAACAACTGGGACCTGGTCGACGTCAGCGCGCCGCACATCGTCGGCCGCCATCTGCAGGATCGCCCGCGCAAGGTGCTGTACCGGCTGGCAGGATCGGCCTCGCTGTGGGAGAAACGCATCGCCATCGTTGCCACCTTCCATTTCATCCGCCTGCACGATTTCACCGACACCTTGCGCATTGCAGAGATGCTGCTGCAGGACGAGCACGACCTGCTGCACAAGGCGACAGGCTGGATGTTGCGCGAAGTGGGCAAGCGCGACATGGCTGCCGAGGAAAGTTTCCTGAAACGGCATTACCGCGACATGCCCCGCACCATGTTGCGCTACGCCATCGAGCGCTTTCCGGAGCCGGCACGCAAAAACTACCTGCACGGAAAGGTGTAG
- a CDS encoding EAL domain-containing protein, translated as MASHSMFRALQNLSLKAKVTSFTLGLFLLSIGVITYKFSSHIREELVVSLSRQQFSEATFMAEHIDSGLRLRVDSLELVASSITPELMGDRTHLYSFLAGRKAIYKLCTLGVVVISGDGRGIADFPQADGRAGADYSRTDYYHQVIATGMPAISKPSLGRFVKYPRLVIAVPIFDRHKRIAGVLAGETSLSDNNLLSGFELKTHPNGRAYLIVSPRDKLVVADTEHILTLQPLPAPGTDQMLDRYLKGFEGSGITTNAQGIEELTSAKYIPSADWFVMSHMPTSLAFERITHIRNEAIEVATIVSLCGIALLWLFLRHELSPLSRSAELIEKLASGVLPPLRRIPLEGSAEIRKLQTSFNHLQKQLLHDEEILREDKALYRSMFTNNTAVKLLIDPSNNAIVDANPAAAAYYGWPVEELLKMRITDIYTMTPELLKQELELALREHRQVFHFRNRLASGEIREVEVHSGHVNYHGKDLLYSVVIDVTERERALHREHIRSEVLEMLARGRELKDILDAIVHQVETEQPQVLCSILLLDKDGRHLLVGAAPSFPDFFNQAVHGFKIGIGHGSCGHAAATGMRTIVSDIQSHPNWAPYKDLAAQAGLASCWSEPVFSSKGSVLGTLALYQRQIASPSKSQIRLIEEMAKIIGIAIERKLDEDELQLASTVFQASPEAIIITDSNNRIVAVNPAFTRITQYEAQEAIGRDPKLLSSGQQGKDFYRAMWSTIQTLGSWQGEIVNRRKNGEIYSEWLTINTVHDENGEVRQRIAIFSDITDKKRSEEIIWRQANYDILTGLPNRRLFHDRLMQEIKREGRDQHSLALMFIDLDHFKEVNDTLGHEAGDNLLMQASKRIAGCIRESDTLARLGGDEFTIILPGLADPKRLGALADTIIQVLSKPFMLGETSTYVSASIGITLYPQDATDLSSLLKNADQAMYVAKARGRNQYSYFTASMQEAALTRMKLSNDLRRALDSGQFELYYQPIIELGSGLPAKAEALLRWHHPKLGFVSPAVFIPMAEEIGLINDIGDWVFRQAALKAKQWCSSEDRRLSAMQISVNKSPRQFITGDSNLSLLNWLRALDIPPSCIVVEITEGLLMDDRAEVQEKLLAFRDAGIQVSLDDFGTGYSAMSYLQRFDIDYLKIDQSFVRDMVTNPGDQAIAEAIIVMAHKLGMKVVAEGVETAEQRDMLLAAGCDYGQGYLFAKPMSAEDFDRYLNDTVTA; from the coding sequence ATGGCGAGTCACAGCATGTTCCGCGCACTGCAAAATCTGAGCCTGAAAGCCAAGGTGACATCGTTCACCCTCGGCCTGTTCCTGCTCTCGATCGGCGTGATCACCTACAAGTTCTCGTCCCATATCCGCGAAGAACTGGTCGTCTCCTTATCCAGGCAGCAATTCTCCGAAGCTACCTTCATGGCAGAACATATCGACAGCGGCCTCAGGCTGCGCGTGGACTCGCTCGAACTGGTGGCCAGTTCCATCACGCCGGAACTCATGGGCGACCGCACACACCTCTACTCCTTTCTGGCCGGGCGCAAGGCCATCTACAAGCTGTGCACCCTGGGGGTAGTCGTCATTTCCGGGGACGGGCGCGGCATTGCCGATTTCCCCCAAGCCGACGGCAGGGCAGGCGCAGATTATTCCCGGACCGACTACTATCATCAGGTGATCGCTACCGGAATGCCGGCCATCTCCAAACCCAGCCTCGGACGCTTCGTGAAATATCCGCGCCTGGTCATCGCCGTACCGATCTTTGACCGGCACAAACGCATCGCCGGCGTCCTCGCCGGCGAGACCAGCCTGAGCGACAACAATCTGCTGAGCGGCTTCGAACTCAAGACGCATCCCAATGGCAGGGCTTACCTGATCGTCTCCCCGCGCGACAAACTGGTCGTTGCCGACACCGAACACATCCTCACTTTGCAGCCGCTGCCCGCCCCCGGCACCGACCAGATGCTGGACCGCTACCTGAAAGGATTCGAGGGTTCCGGCATCACGACCAACGCCCAGGGCATCGAGGAACTCACGTCCGCCAAATACATCCCCAGCGCTGACTGGTTCGTCATGAGCCACATGCCGACTTCCCTGGCGTTCGAGCGCATCACCCACATCCGCAACGAAGCGATCGAAGTGGCGACCATCGTCTCCCTGTGCGGCATCGCACTGCTGTGGCTGTTCCTGCGCCACGAACTCTCCCCGCTGTCCAGATCGGCGGAGCTGATCGAAAAGCTCGCCAGCGGCGTGCTTCCGCCGTTGCGCCGCATCCCGCTGGAAGGAAGCGCGGAGATCCGGAAGCTGCAAACCAGCTTCAACCATCTGCAGAAGCAGCTGCTGCACGATGAGGAGATCCTGCGCGAGGACAAGGCGCTGTATCGTTCGATGTTCACCAACAACACCGCGGTCAAGCTGCTGATCGACCCGTCGAACAACGCCATCGTGGATGCCAATCCCGCTGCGGCTGCCTATTACGGCTGGCCGGTGGAAGAATTGCTCAAGATGCGCATCACCGACATCTACACCATGACGCCGGAATTGCTGAAACAGGAACTGGAACTCGCCCTGCGCGAACACCGCCAGGTCTTCCATTTCCGGAATCGACTGGCGTCGGGCGAGATCCGCGAAGTCGAGGTGCACTCCGGGCACGTCAACTACCACGGCAAGGATCTGCTCTATTCCGTCGTCATCGATGTGACCGAGCGCGAACGCGCGCTGCACCGCGAACATATCCGCAGCGAAGTGCTGGAAATGCTGGCACGGGGCCGGGAGCTGAAGGACATCCTCGATGCCATCGTGCACCAGGTAGAAACGGAACAACCGCAGGTGTTGTGTTCCATCCTGCTGCTGGACAAGGATGGCCGGCACCTGCTGGTCGGTGCCGCCCCCAGCTTCCCCGACTTCTTCAACCAGGCGGTGCATGGATTCAAGATCGGCATCGGGCACGGTTCATGCGGCCACGCTGCCGCGACCGGCATGCGTACCATCGTTTCCGATATCCAGAGCCATCCCAACTGGGCGCCTTACAAGGACCTGGCGGCGCAGGCCGGCCTGGCGTCCTGCTGGTCCGAGCCGGTATTCTCGTCCAAAGGCAGCGTGCTGGGGACGCTTGCCCTGTATCAGCGGCAGATTGCCTCTCCCAGCAAGTCGCAGATCCGCCTCATCGAGGAGATGGCCAAGATCATCGGCATCGCCATCGAACGCAAACTGGACGAGGATGAGCTGCAACTCGCCTCGACCGTGTTCCAGGCCAGCCCCGAAGCCATCATCATCACCGATTCGAACAACAGGATCGTTGCGGTCAACCCCGCTTTCACCCGGATCACGCAATACGAGGCGCAGGAAGCCATCGGCCGCGACCCCAAGCTGCTAAGCTCGGGACAGCAAGGCAAGGATTTCTACCGGGCGATGTGGTCCACCATCCAGACACTGGGCAGTTGGCAGGGCGAGATCGTCAACCGCCGCAAGAACGGCGAGATCTATTCCGAATGGCTGACCATCAATACGGTACATGACGAAAACGGCGAGGTGCGCCAGCGCATCGCCATCTTCTCCGACATCACCGACAAGAAACGCAGCGAGGAGATCATCTGGCGCCAGGCCAACTACGACATCCTCACCGGCTTGCCCAACCGCCGCCTGTTCCATGACCGGCTGATGCAGGAGATAAAGCGCGAAGGGCGTGACCAGCATTCGCTCGCGCTGATGTTCATCGACCTCGACCACTTCAAGGAAGTGAACGATACGCTGGGACATGAAGCGGGCGACAATCTGCTGATGCAGGCATCCAAGCGCATTGCCGGATGCATCCGCGAATCAGACACGCTGGCACGGCTGGGCGGCGACGAGTTCACCATCATCCTGCCCGGACTGGCCGATCCGAAGCGGCTTGGCGCACTGGCCGACACCATCATCCAGGTCCTGTCCAAGCCCTTCATGCTCGGTGAAACCAGCACCTATGTATCGGCCAGCATCGGCATCACGCTCTACCCGCAGGATGCGACCGACCTGTCTTCGCTGCTGAAGAACGCGGACCAGGCGATGTATGTCGCCAAAGCCAGGGGGCGCAACCAGTACAGCTACTTCACCGCATCGATGCAGGAAGCCGCGCTGACCCGCATGAAACTCAGCAACGACCTGCGCCGCGCGCTCGACAGCGGACAGTTCGAACTCTACTATCAGCCCATCATCGAATTGGGCAGTGGCTTGCCCGCCAAGGCGGAAGCCCTGTTGCGCTGGCACCACCCCAAACTCGGCTTCGTCAGCCCCGCCGTCTTCATCCCCATGGCGGAAGAGATCGGGCTCATCAACGATATCGGCGACTGGGTATTCCGCCAAGCCGCACTAAAGGCCAAGCAATGGTGTTCCAGCGAGGACCGGCGCCTGTCGGCGATGCAGATCAGTGTCAACAAGTCGCCGCGCCAGTTCATCACCGGCGACAGCAACCTGAGCCTGCTCAACTGGCTGCGCGCCCTCGACATCCCGCCGAGCTGCATTGTGGTGGAGATCACCGAAGGCCTGCTGATGGACGACCGCGCCGAGGTGCAGGAGAAACTGCTGGCATTCCGCGATGCCGGCATCCAGGTCTCGCTCGACGATTTCGGTACCGGCTACTCCGCGATGTCCTACCTGCAGCGCTTCGACATCGATTACCTCAAGATTGACCAGTCGTTCGTGCGTGACATGGTGACGAATCCGGGCGATCAGGCCATCGCCGAAGCGATCATCGTCATGGCGCACAAGCTGGGCATGAAAGTCGTGGCCGAAGGGGTGGAGACTGCAGAGCAGCGCGACATGCTGCTCGCCGCAGGTTGCGACTACGGACAAGGCTACCTGTTCGCAAAACCGATGTCGGCGGAAGACTTCGACCGCTACCTGAACGATACCGTCACGGCCTAA